Proteins from a single region of Streptomyces sp. Tu 3180:
- the mmsA gene encoding CoA-acylating methylmalonate-semialdehyde dehydrogenase, which produces MTKIVNHWIGGRTAEGASGTYGPVTNPATGEVTTKVAFASVEEVDAAVAAAKEAYLSWGQSSLAQRTSILFRFRALLDAHRDEIAELITAEHGKVHSDALGEVARGLEIVDLACGITVQLKGELSTQVASRVDVASIRQPLGVVAGITPFNFPAMVPMWMFPIAIACGNTFVLKPSEKDPSASIRLAELLAEAGLPDGVFNVVHGDKLAVDRLLAHPDVKAVSFVGSTPIARYIHTTASANGKRVQALGGAKNHMLVLPDADLDAAADAAVSAAYGSAGERCMAISAVVAVGAIGDELVEKIRERAEKIKIGPGDDPTSEMGPLITKAHRDKVASYVENAADEGAEVVLDGTGHTVEGHEGGHWIGISLLDKVPTTAKAYQDEIFGPVLCVLRTETYEEALEIVNSSPFGNGTAIFTRDGGAARRFQLEVEAGMVGVNVPIPVPVGYHSFGGWKDSLFGDHHIYGNDGTHFYTRGKVVTTRWPDPADAPAGVDLGFPRNH; this is translated from the coding sequence ATGACGAAGATCGTCAACCACTGGATCGGCGGCAGGACCGCCGAAGGCGCCTCGGGCACTTACGGCCCGGTGACGAACCCGGCGACCGGCGAGGTCACCACGAAGGTCGCGTTCGCCTCCGTCGAGGAGGTGGACGCCGCGGTCGCCGCCGCCAAGGAGGCCTACCTGTCCTGGGGCCAGTCCTCCCTGGCCCAGCGCACCTCGATCCTCTTCAGGTTCCGCGCGCTGCTCGACGCCCACCGCGACGAGATCGCCGAGCTGATCACCGCCGAACACGGCAAGGTGCACTCCGACGCCCTCGGCGAGGTGGCGCGCGGTCTGGAGATCGTCGACCTGGCCTGCGGCATCACCGTGCAGCTGAAGGGCGAGCTGTCCACGCAGGTCGCCAGCCGCGTCGACGTGGCGTCCATCCGCCAGCCGCTGGGCGTCGTCGCCGGCATCACGCCGTTCAACTTCCCGGCGATGGTGCCGATGTGGATGTTCCCGATCGCCATCGCCTGTGGCAACACGTTCGTGCTGAAGCCGAGCGAGAAGGACCCCTCGGCCTCGATCCGCCTGGCCGAGCTGCTGGCCGAGGCCGGGCTGCCCGACGGCGTGTTCAACGTCGTGCACGGCGACAAGCTGGCCGTCGACCGCCTGCTCGCCCACCCCGACGTCAAGGCCGTCTCCTTCGTCGGCTCCACCCCGATCGCCCGCTACATCCACACCACCGCCTCCGCCAACGGCAAGCGCGTCCAGGCCCTCGGCGGTGCCAAGAACCACATGCTGGTGCTGCCCGACGCCGACCTCGACGCGGCGGCCGACGCGGCCGTCTCCGCGGCCTACGGCTCGGCGGGCGAGCGCTGCATGGCGATCTCCGCGGTGGTCGCCGTCGGCGCGATCGGCGACGAGCTGGTGGAGAAGATCCGCGAGCGCGCCGAGAAGATCAAGATCGGTCCCGGCGACGACCCGACGTCCGAGATGGGCCCGCTGATCACCAAGGCCCACCGCGACAAGGTGGCGTCGTACGTGGAGAACGCGGCGGACGAGGGCGCCGAGGTCGTCCTCGACGGCACCGGCCACACCGTCGAGGGCCACGAGGGCGGCCACTGGATCGGCATCTCCCTGCTCGACAAGGTGCCGACCACGGCGAAGGCCTACCAGGACGAGATCTTCGGCCCGGTCCTGTGCGTGCTGCGCACCGAGACCTACGAGGAGGCCCTGGAGATCGTCAACTCCTCGCCGTTCGGCAACGGCACCGCGATCTTCACCCGGGACGGCGGCGCGGCCCGCCGCTTCCAGCTGGAGGTCGAGGCCGGCATGGTCGGCGTGAACGTCCCGATCCCGGTCCCCGTCGGCTACCACTCCTTCGGCGGCTGGAAGGACTCCCTCTTCGGCGACCACCACATCTACGGCAACGACGGCACGCACTTCTACACCCGCGGCAAGGTCGTCACCACCCGCTGGCCCGACCCGGCCGACGCCCCGGCCGGCGTCGACCTGGGCTTCCCGCGCAACCACTGA
- a CDS encoding MerR family transcriptional regulator, with the protein MTDRRLWSYKDIAAHIKVQPDTVRSYRKHGLLPPPDHVEHGKPYWYAETVRAWVASRPGNRGRGGG; encoded by the coding sequence ATGACCGACCGACGGCTGTGGTCCTACAAGGACATCGCCGCGCACATCAAGGTGCAGCCGGACACCGTGCGCTCCTACCGCAAGCACGGCCTGCTTCCCCCGCCGGACCACGTCGAGCACGGTAAGCCCTACTGGTACGCGGAGACCGTCCGGGCCTGGGTGGCCTCCCGGCCGGGCAACCGGGGCCGCGGGGGCGGCTGA
- a CDS encoding heavy-metal-associated domain-containing protein, producing MTSPTDTQGSVTAVYRVSGMSCGHCEGAVSGEISGIPGVSSVKAIASTGEVTVVSAAPLDEAAVRAAVDEAGFELVGRA from the coding sequence ATGACCTCCCCGACCGACACCCAGGGTTCCGTCACCGCCGTCTACCGGGTGAGCGGGATGAGCTGCGGCCACTGCGAGGGCGCCGTCTCCGGCGAGATCTCCGGGATCCCCGGTGTCAGCTCGGTGAAGGCGATCGCCTCCACCGGCGAGGTGACCGTCGTCTCCGCGGCCCCGCTCGACGAGGCGGCGGTGCGCGCCGCCGTCGACGAGGCCGGTTTCGAACTCGTCGGCAGGGCCTGA
- a CDS encoding zinc-dependent alcohol dehydrogenase family protein, with amino-acid sequence MRAVVFERYGEPAEVREVADPQPAEHGVVVRVEATGLCRSDWHGWQGHDPDIALPHVPGHELAGVVEAVGARVARWHPGDRVTVPFVCACGSCPACAAGDQQVCERQTQPGFTHWGSFAQYVALDHAEVNLVAVPDDLSFATAASLGCRFATAYRAVVQQGRVAAGEWVAVHGCGGVGLSAVMIAAASGARVVAVDISPQALDLAEKFGAAACVNAAVSGDTAEAVRDLTGGGAHLSLDALGSPATCAASVGGLRRRGRHVQVGLLPSSTGTTPVPMARAIALELELLGSHGMAAHAYPPMLELVRAGAVRPDLLVTRTIGLDAAPSALAAMDTAPGAGVTVIEPWR; translated from the coding sequence ATGCGGGCGGTGGTGTTCGAGCGGTACGGGGAACCGGCCGAGGTGCGGGAGGTCGCGGACCCGCAGCCCGCGGAGCACGGAGTCGTGGTCCGCGTGGAGGCCACCGGCCTGTGCCGCAGCGACTGGCACGGCTGGCAGGGCCACGACCCGGACATCGCGCTGCCGCACGTCCCCGGCCACGAACTCGCCGGGGTCGTCGAGGCGGTCGGCGCGCGGGTCGCCCGGTGGCACCCCGGAGACCGGGTGACCGTCCCGTTCGTCTGCGCCTGCGGAAGCTGCCCGGCCTGCGCGGCCGGCGACCAGCAGGTGTGCGAGCGGCAGACCCAGCCCGGCTTCACCCACTGGGGCTCCTTCGCCCAGTACGTGGCGCTGGACCACGCCGAGGTGAACCTGGTCGCCGTCCCGGACGACCTGTCCTTCGCGACGGCCGCCTCCCTCGGCTGCCGCTTCGCCACCGCCTACCGCGCGGTGGTGCAGCAGGGCCGGGTGGCGGCGGGGGAGTGGGTGGCGGTGCACGGCTGCGGCGGGGTGGGCCTGTCCGCGGTGATGATCGCGGCGGCGTCCGGCGCGCGGGTCGTCGCGGTGGACATCTCCCCGCAAGCCCTGGACCTGGCGGAGAAGTTCGGCGCCGCGGCATGCGTGAACGCGGCGGTGTCCGGCGACACGGCGGAGGCGGTCCGCGACCTCACCGGCGGTGGCGCCCACCTCTCCCTGGACGCCCTCGGCTCACCCGCCACCTGCGCCGCCTCCGTGGGCGGCCTGCGCCGCCGGGGCCGCCACGTCCAGGTCGGCCTGCTGCCCTCGTCCACGGGCACCACACCGGTCCCGATGGCCCGCGCCATCGCCCTCGAGCTCGAACTCCTCGGCAGCCACGGCATGGCCGCGCACGCCTACCCGCCGATGCTGGAACTGGTCCGCGCGGGCGCGGTCCGCCCCGACCTCCTGGTGACGCGGACCATCGGCCTGGACGCGGCTCCGTCGGCCCTGGCGGCCATGGACACGGCCCCGGGCGCGGGCGTGACGGTCATCGAGCCGTGGCGCTGA
- a CDS encoding MMPL family transporter, whose translation MTEVNTPPRPGGWTRFVTARPRLALLAALVLTVLAVLAGSGVADRMGSGGWEDPDAESSYATRALEREFPDSQPNLLLLVDAGDASVDDPAVAAEAGRLAERLAGERGVTGVGSYWQSRSPALRAEDGHEALIAARITGDETAMNRTLERIAPSFRGEHGVVEVGVGGPVAVRHEMQTIIQEDLLRAEMIALPVTLVLLVMVFGSAVAALLPLGIGIVAILGTNAVLRGLTEVTDVSVFAMNLTTALGLGLAIDYALFIVRRFREELSTGADPLTAVGTTLRTAGRTVLFSALTVAVSLAAMLVFPQYFLRSFAYAGIAVVLLAAAAALILLPAALVLLGHRVDSLDLRRLFRRGRPARPAAEEGAVWGRAATLVMRRAPFFALGTTAVLVLLGLPFLGVKFGTADDRQLPSGAESRVVQQHIRDGFPGSPGGGLEVLAEGRATRAQYAAYKERVAALPEVVRVDGPVVKGDTAYFTVLPRGEAVDDPAQRLVGDLRAVDAPFDTAVTGAAAVLVDSKAAIGERLPAAAAFIVIVTLFLVFLLTGSVLIPVQAVALNALSLTAMFGAVVWVFQDGHLSGPLGFTSPGSIETTLPVLMFCVAFGLSMDYGVFLLSRIKEEYDHGGDHEQAVRHGLRRTGGLITAAAVILAVVMVAIGTSRVTNTKMLGLGIALAVLMDAMIVRSLLVPSVMRLTGRATWWAPGPLRRFHERFGLSEGESARGPGGPGPDAGAGRADGPAAGDSTAAGEAAGDGAAREKAEARG comes from the coding sequence ATGACCGAAGTCAACACTCCACCCCGCCCCGGAGGCTGGACCCGCTTCGTCACCGCCCGGCCACGACTCGCCCTGCTGGCCGCCCTCGTGCTCACCGTGCTCGCCGTGCTGGCCGGCAGCGGGGTCGCCGACCGCATGGGCAGCGGGGGCTGGGAGGACCCGGACGCCGAGTCCTCCTACGCGACCAGGGCGCTCGAGCGCGAGTTCCCCGACTCCCAGCCCAACCTCCTGCTGCTGGTGGACGCGGGGGACGCCTCGGTGGACGATCCGGCCGTCGCCGCCGAGGCCGGGCGGCTCGCCGAGCGCCTGGCCGGCGAGCGGGGCGTCACCGGCGTCGGCTCCTACTGGCAGTCCCGCTCGCCCGCCCTGCGCGCCGAGGACGGACACGAGGCGCTCATCGCCGCCCGCATCACGGGCGACGAGACGGCCATGAACAGGACCCTGGAGCGCATAGCGCCCTCCTTCCGCGGCGAGCACGGCGTGGTGGAGGTCGGTGTCGGCGGCCCGGTCGCCGTGCGGCACGAGATGCAGACGATCATCCAGGAGGACCTGCTGCGGGCCGAGATGATCGCCCTGCCGGTCACCCTCGTCCTGCTGGTGATGGTCTTCGGCAGCGCCGTCGCGGCCCTGCTGCCGCTCGGCATCGGCATCGTCGCGATCCTCGGCACCAACGCCGTCCTGCGCGGGCTCACCGAGGTCACCGACGTCTCGGTCTTCGCGATGAACCTCACCACCGCCCTCGGGCTCGGCCTGGCGATCGACTACGCGCTCTTCATCGTCCGCCGCTTCCGGGAGGAGCTGTCCACCGGCGCCGATCCCCTCACGGCCGTCGGCACCACCCTGCGCACGGCCGGCCGCACCGTGCTGTTCTCCGCCCTCACGGTCGCGGTGTCCCTGGCGGCGATGCTGGTCTTCCCGCAGTACTTCCTGCGGTCCTTCGCCTACGCGGGGATCGCCGTGGTGCTGCTGGCCGCGGCGGCCGCGCTGATCCTGCTCCCGGCCGCGCTGGTGCTCCTCGGCCACCGGGTCGACTCCCTCGACCTCAGGCGCCTGTTCCGCCGCGGACGGCCCGCGCGGCCCGCCGCCGAGGAGGGCGCCGTCTGGGGGCGCGCGGCGACGCTGGTGATGCGCCGTGCCCCGTTCTTCGCCCTGGGCACCACGGCCGTGCTGGTCCTGCTCGGACTGCCCTTCCTGGGCGTGAAGTTCGGCACGGCGGACGACCGCCAGCTGCCCTCCGGCGCCGAGTCGCGCGTGGTGCAGCAGCACATCCGCGACGGCTTCCCGGGCAGCCCCGGCGGCGGCCTCGAGGTGCTCGCCGAGGGACGCGCGACCCGGGCGCAGTACGCCGCCTACAAGGAGCGCGTCGCCGCCCTGCCCGAGGTGGTGCGGGTCGACGGGCCGGTGGTGAAGGGCGACACCGCCTACTTCACCGTGCTGCCCAGGGGCGAGGCCGTCGACGACCCCGCCCAGCGCCTGGTGGGTGATCTCCGCGCGGTGGACGCCCCCTTCGACACCGCGGTGACGGGCGCGGCGGCCGTGCTGGTCGACTCCAAGGCCGCCATCGGCGAACGCCTCCCCGCGGCGGCCGCCTTCATCGTGATCGTCACCCTGTTCCTGGTGTTCCTGCTCACCGGCAGCGTGCTGATACCGGTCCAGGCGGTGGCGCTCAACGCCCTCAGCCTGACCGCGATGTTCGGCGCCGTGGTCTGGGTCTTCCAGGACGGCCACCTCTCCGGCCCGCTCGGCTTCACCAGCCCCGGCTCCATCGAGACGACCCTCCCGGTCCTGATGTTCTGCGTGGCCTTCGGCCTCTCCATGGACTACGGCGTGTTCCTGCTCTCCCGCATCAAGGAGGAGTACGACCACGGCGGCGACCACGAGCAGGCGGTCCGGCACGGGCTGCGGCGCACGGGCGGGCTGATCACCGCGGCGGCGGTCATCCTGGCGGTGGTCATGGTCGCGATCGGCACCTCGCGGGTGACGAACACCAAGATGCTGGGCCTGGGCATCGCGCTGGCGGTGCTGATGGACGCGATGATCGTCCGCAGCCTCCTGGTCCCCTCGGTCATGCGCCTCACCGGCCGCGCGACCTGGTGGGCGCCGGGTCCGCTCCGGCGGTTCCACGAGCGGTTCGGACTGAGCGAGGGGGAGTCCGCGCGCGGGCCCGGCGGCCCGGGCCCGGACGCCGGGGCGGGCCGGGCGGACGGCCCCGCCGCGGGCGACTCCACCGCGGCCGGGGAGGCCGCCGGCGACGGGGCCGCCCGCGAGAAGGCGGAGGCCCGGGGATAG
- a CDS encoding heavy metal translocating P-type ATPase — MTSSTTTTAATGAPAGEQPAVSEVELLIGGMTCASCAARVEKKLNRMDGVTATVNYATEKARITCPPGVGVADLIATVVKTGYTAEEPAPPAQEPPAAQDGPSAAPEDPEAAALRRRLAVSALLALPVVLLAMVPPLQFDHWQWLSLTLAAPVVVWGALPFHRAAWTNLRHGAATMDTLVSVGTLAAFGWSLWALFLGDAGMPGMRHPFELTVSRTDGAATIYLEVAAGVTALILLGRHLEARSKRRAGAALRALMELGAKDVAVLRGGREVRIPADRLAVGDRFVVRPGEKIATDGTVVEGSSAVDASMLTGESVPVDVTVGDTVTGATVNAGGRLVVEAARVGADTRLARMARLVEDAQNGKARVQRLADRVAGIFVPVVLLIAAGTFGMWLGATGDTVAAFTAAVAVLIIACPCALGLATPTALMVGTGRGAQLGILIKGPEVLESTRRVDTVVLDKTGTVTTGRMTLQEVHVAEGADEKQVLRLAGALEHASEHPVARAVAAGAQERVGTLPAAESFESVPGRGVRGRVEGHEVAVGRLAELSADLPPELARAREEAEGAGRTAVVVGWDGAARGVLAVADAVKGTSAEAVRELRALGLAPVLLTGDNRTVAGAVAEAVGIDEVIAEVLPEDKADVVRRLQAEGRVVAMVGDGVNDAAALAVADLGLALGTGTDAAIEAGDLTLVRGDLRAAADAIRLSRRTLATIKGNLVWAFGYNVAALPLAAAGLLNPMIAGAAMAFSSVFVVTNSLRLRSFH, encoded by the coding sequence GTGACCAGCAGCACCACCACCACCGCCGCCACCGGGGCCCCGGCCGGTGAACAGCCGGCGGTCTCGGAGGTCGAGCTGCTCATCGGCGGGATGACCTGCGCCTCCTGCGCGGCCCGCGTCGAGAAGAAGCTCAACCGCATGGACGGCGTCACCGCCACGGTGAACTACGCCACGGAGAAGGCCCGGATCACCTGCCCGCCGGGCGTCGGGGTCGCCGACCTGATCGCCACCGTGGTGAAGACCGGCTACACCGCCGAGGAGCCCGCGCCCCCGGCGCAGGAGCCGCCCGCCGCGCAGGACGGGCCGTCCGCCGCGCCGGAGGACCCCGAGGCGGCCGCGCTGCGCCGGCGCCTGGCCGTCTCCGCGCTCCTCGCCCTGCCCGTGGTCCTGCTGGCGATGGTCCCGCCCCTGCAGTTCGACCACTGGCAGTGGCTCTCGCTCACCCTCGCCGCGCCCGTCGTGGTCTGGGGCGCGCTGCCCTTCCACCGGGCCGCCTGGACCAACCTCCGGCACGGCGCGGCCACCATGGACACGCTGGTCTCCGTCGGCACGCTCGCCGCGTTCGGCTGGTCCCTGTGGGCGCTGTTCCTCGGCGACGCGGGCATGCCCGGGATGCGGCACCCCTTCGAGCTCACCGTCTCGCGGACCGACGGCGCCGCCACGATCTACCTGGAGGTCGCCGCCGGCGTCACCGCCCTCATCCTGCTCGGCCGCCACCTGGAGGCCCGCTCCAAGCGCCGCGCGGGAGCGGCCCTGCGGGCGCTGATGGAGCTGGGCGCCAAGGACGTGGCCGTCCTGCGCGGGGGACGCGAGGTGCGGATCCCGGCGGACCGGCTGGCCGTGGGCGACCGGTTCGTCGTACGGCCCGGGGAGAAGATCGCCACCGACGGCACGGTGGTGGAGGGCTCCTCCGCCGTGGACGCCTCCATGCTGACCGGCGAGTCCGTCCCCGTGGACGTCACCGTCGGCGACACCGTCACCGGCGCCACGGTCAACGCGGGCGGCCGGCTCGTCGTCGAGGCGGCCCGGGTCGGCGCCGACACCCGGCTCGCGCGGATGGCGCGGCTGGTGGAGGACGCGCAGAACGGCAAGGCCCGGGTGCAGCGGCTGGCCGACCGGGTCGCCGGGATCTTCGTCCCCGTGGTGCTGCTGATCGCGGCCGGCACCTTCGGGATGTGGCTGGGCGCCACGGGCGACACCGTCGCCGCGTTCACCGCGGCCGTCGCCGTGCTGATCATCGCCTGCCCGTGCGCCCTCGGACTGGCCACGCCGACCGCGCTGATGGTCGGCACCGGGCGCGGCGCGCAGCTCGGCATCCTGATCAAGGGCCCGGAGGTGCTGGAGTCCACCCGCCGGGTCGACACCGTCGTCCTGGACAAGACCGGCACCGTCACCACCGGACGGATGACCCTGCAGGAGGTGCACGTCGCCGAGGGCGCCGACGAGAAGCAGGTGCTGCGGCTCGCCGGCGCCCTGGAGCACGCCTCCGAGCACCCCGTCGCCCGGGCGGTCGCCGCCGGTGCCCAGGAGCGCGTCGGGACGCTGCCGGCGGCCGAGTCCTTCGAGAGCGTCCCCGGCCGGGGCGTGCGCGGACGCGTGGAGGGCCACGAGGTGGCCGTGGGGCGGCTCGCGGAACTCTCCGCGGACCTGCCGCCGGAGCTGGCCCGGGCCCGCGAGGAGGCCGAGGGCGCCGGGCGCACGGCCGTCGTGGTCGGCTGGGACGGGGCGGCGCGCGGCGTCCTCGCCGTCGCCGACGCGGTCAAGGGGACCAGCGCCGAGGCGGTGCGCGAGCTGCGCGCCCTGGGGCTCGCGCCGGTGCTGCTGACCGGCGACAACCGGACGGTGGCCGGGGCGGTGGCCGAGGCGGTGGGCATCGACGAGGTGATCGCCGAGGTGCTGCCCGAGGACAAGGCCGACGTCGTGCGGCGGCTGCAGGCCGAGGGGCGCGTCGTGGCCATGGTGGGCGACGGCGTCAACGACGCGGCCGCGCTCGCCGTCGCCGATCTGGGCCTCGCCCTGGGCACCGGCACGGACGCGGCGATCGAGGCGGGCGACCTGACCCTGGTGCGCGGCGACCTGCGGGCGGCCGCGGACGCGATCCGGCTGTCCCGCAGGACCCTCGCCACGATCAAGGGCAACCTCGTGTGGGCCTTCGGCTACAACGTCGCCGCGCTGCCGCTGGCCGCGGCCGGACTGCTGAACCCGATGATCGCCGGTGCGGCGATGGCCTTCTCCTCGGTCTTCGTGGTGACCAACAGCCTGCGGCTGCGGTCGTTTCATTGA
- a CDS encoding TetR family transcriptional regulator has protein sequence MAQLLEAAASVFCTTGYTAASTNAIAREAGVSPGTLYQFFPNKEAIAIELGGRLMHEMRETYGEALAPIDPATPLEEAVAAAVDRFIDFNCRHPVFFALMHGPDIPGRMAEEHDALHATLIARVEALLTPFLPDTPAADVRRTAQVCVGIYKAGLELVLAHEGAEREAYVRELKNVLIRYLGPLVVD, from the coding sequence ATCGCCCAGCTGCTCGAGGCCGCCGCCTCCGTCTTCTGCACGACCGGCTACACGGCCGCCAGCACCAACGCCATCGCCCGCGAGGCGGGCGTCTCGCCGGGCACGCTGTACCAGTTCTTCCCGAACAAGGAAGCGATCGCGATCGAGCTCGGCGGCCGGCTGATGCACGAGATGCGGGAGACCTACGGCGAGGCCCTCGCCCCGATCGACCCCGCCACCCCCCTCGAGGAGGCCGTCGCGGCGGCCGTCGACCGGTTCATCGACTTCAACTGCCGCCACCCGGTCTTCTTCGCCCTGATGCACGGCCCGGACATCCCCGGCCGCATGGCCGAGGAGCACGACGCGCTGCACGCCACCCTGATCGCCCGGGTCGAGGCGCTCCTCACCCCGTTCCTGCCGGACACGCCGGCCGCCGACGTGCGCCGCACCGCCCAGGTGTGCGTGGGGATCTACAAGGCCGGCCTGGAGCTGGTCCTCGCCCACGAGGGCGCCGAGCGAGAGGCGTACGTCCGGGAGCTGAAGAACGTCCTCATCCGCTACCTCGGCCCGCTGGTCGTGGATTAA
- a CDS encoding citrate synthase, translating to MSDNSVVLRYDGGEYTYPVVDSTVGDKGFDIGKLRAQTGLVTLDSGYGNTAAYKSAITYLDGEAGILRYRGYPIEQLAERSTFLEVAYLLINGELPTVDQLTAFKNDITQHTLLHEDVKNFYRGFPRDAHPMAMLSSVVSALSTFYQDSHNPFDEQQRNLSTIRLLAKLPTIAAYAYKKSVGHPFVYPRNDLGYVENFLRMTFSVPAQEYELDPVVVSALDKLLILHADHEQNCSTSTVRLVGSSQANMFASISAGINALWGPLHGGANQSVLEMLEGIRDSGGDVDSFIRKVKNKEDGVRLMGFGHRVYKNFDPRAKIIKAAAHEVLSALGKSDELLDIALKLEEHALSDDYFVSRSLYPNVDFYTGLIYRAMGFPTEMFTVLFALGRLPGWIAQWHEMIKEPGSRIGRPRQIYTGVVERDFVPVEER from the coding sequence GTGAGCGACAACTCTGTAGTACTGCGGTACGACGGCGGCGAGTACACCTACCCGGTGGTCGACAGCACCGTCGGCGACAAGGGCTTCGACATCGGAAAGCTCCGCGCCCAGACCGGTCTGGTGACGCTGGACAGCGGCTACGGCAACACGGCCGCCTACAAATCCGCGATCACCTACCTGGACGGCGAGGCCGGCATCCTCCGGTACCGCGGCTACCCGATCGAGCAGCTGGCCGAGCGCTCCACCTTCCTGGAGGTCGCCTACCTGCTGATCAACGGCGAGCTGCCGACGGTCGACCAGCTCACCGCGTTCAAGAACGACATCACGCAGCACACCCTGCTGCACGAGGACGTCAAGAACTTCTACCGGGGCTTCCCGCGCGACGCCCACCCGATGGCCATGCTGTCGTCGGTCGTCTCGGCGCTGTCCACCTTCTACCAGGACAGCCACAACCCGTTCGACGAGCAGCAGCGCAACCTCTCCACCATCCGCCTGCTCGCCAAGCTCCCGACGATCGCGGCCTACGCGTACAAGAAGTCGGTCGGCCACCCGTTCGTCTACCCGCGCAACGACCTCGGCTACGTCGAGAACTTCCTGCGCATGACCTTCTCGGTGCCCGCCCAGGAGTACGAGCTCGACCCGGTCGTGGTCTCCGCGCTGGACAAGCTGCTGATCCTGCACGCGGACCACGAGCAGAACTGCTCGACCTCCACGGTCCGCCTGGTCGGCTCCTCGCAGGCGAACATGTTCGCCTCGATCTCCGCCGGCATCAACGCGCTGTGGGGCCCGCTGCACGGCGGCGCCAACCAGTCGGTGCTGGAGATGCTGGAGGGCATCCGCGACTCCGGCGGCGACGTCGACTCCTTCATCCGCAAGGTGAAGAACAAGGAGGACGGCGTCCGCCTGATGGGCTTCGGCCACCGGGTCTACAAGAACTTCGACCCGCGCGCCAAGATCATCAAGGCCGCCGCGCACGAGGTGCTGTCCGCCCTCGGCAAGTCCGACGAGCTGCTGGACATCGCGCTGAAGCTGGAGGAGCACGCGCTCTCCGACGACTACTTCGTCTCGCGCAGCCTCTACCCGAACGTCGACTTCTACACCGGCCTGATCTACCGGGCCATGGGCTTCCCGACCGAGATGTTCACGGTCCTGTTCGCCCTCGGCCGCCTGCCGGGCTGGATCGCCCAGTGGCACGAGATGATCAAGGAGCCGGGCTCCCGCATCGGCCGCCCGCGCCAGATCTACACGGGCGTGGTCGAGCGCGACTTCGTCCCGGTCGAGGAGCGCTGA
- a CDS encoding GNAT family protein, with the protein MDFTDKPTLTGDRTVLRPFTEADAGTMWQILQDPEVVRFTFEPSTVLTPESLRSWYGSRSARPDRLDLAVTDRATGDLVGEVVLNEWDPDARSCTFRTLIGPRGRGRGLGTEATRLIVGHGFERLGLRRIQLEAYGDNPRALRVYEKVGFVVEGVRREAAFRNGAWVDEVIMAILDREWAALSATAR; encoded by the coding sequence ATGGACTTCACCGACAAACCCACCCTCACCGGGGACCGGACCGTGCTGCGTCCCTTCACGGAGGCCGACGCCGGCACGATGTGGCAGATCCTCCAGGACCCGGAGGTCGTCCGCTTCACCTTCGAGCCGTCCACCGTGCTCACCCCGGAGTCCCTGCGCTCCTGGTACGGATCCCGGTCCGCGCGGCCCGACCGGCTCGACCTCGCCGTCACCGACCGTGCCACCGGGGACCTCGTCGGCGAGGTCGTCCTCAACGAGTGGGACCCGGACGCGCGCAGCTGCACCTTCCGCACCCTCATCGGGCCGCGCGGCCGCGGCCGGGGACTGGGCACCGAGGCCACGCGGCTGATCGTCGGCCACGGCTTCGAGCGCCTCGGGCTGCGCCGCATCCAGCTGGAGGCCTACGGCGACAACCCGCGCGCCCTGCGCGTCTACGAGAAGGTCGGCTTCGTGGTCGAGGGCGTGCGGCGGGAGGCCGCGTTCCGGAACGGGGCGTGGGTCGACGAGGTGATCATGGCGATCCTCGACCGGGAGTGGGCCGCGCTCAGCGCCACGGCTCGATGA